AGCAACCTACTGCAGTGAAGTCTCTCATCCGGATGGTCAAGGTTTGGGCTGACCAGTGTCTTCCCGAATCTCTGCGCAAGTCCTACCCTCTAGAGTTGCTGACAATCCATATGTGGGAGAGGGCTGGGTCTCCGAAAAGCTTCAAGTTGGAGAGAGGGTTCCGTTGCGTCATAGCGATCTTACCCTACCTTCACAATCAACTAAAGCCAGTCTATTGGAATCATTCCAAAAACCAGGCCCGCACGGCAATAAGAGCAATGACAAAGTAAGACAGAGATAAATATGCTATCCTATAAAGGGCATATAAGCCTATATAAAGTTCCAAACAAATTATTGCATAATGTGACTGTTGTCATAATCCCGGACTTCATAAGTATCGGGAAAAATTACGCTTTTGGCACTCACAAAAATGCATTCAATAATCTTGAATAATCTTTCTTTGTTGGCAACCAATGCTTGATCTGTTTTTCATAGGCCTTTGAGGATAGCACAGAGTTAAATAAACTtgaattttaactctttccacAGCCCTATCGTATTGGACCCAGCCAATCCAACTAACAACGTCTTCAAGCTTTACCACGACCCAGTGAACAAGAAAGACCTTGCTCGAGCCTCAAGTATGACCCTGGGAGACAGCACTCTTATGAGAACTGTCGGACAAGTCCAAAGAGACCGGACAAATTGGGACGATTGAGACAACTAGCGCCGGTGAACCGATGTGCGCCCTCGTAACTTTCTCTGTTTTGTAGGGAGCATGGCTCCGGCCATGCTCTAAATGCTTCTTTACCTGGGAGGGATGGGTTTATAGaacttataattattgttttttgtctGGATATTACATTTTGGTCACTGAAATAGTCGATGTACATTTAGTTGAATCGTGGTGGAATCGTTATTATAAATTTTCATGTGTGATAGCATAGCTAGCCTACTAGTTGCCACGTCCATGACTCTTGGTCTTGTATTCTCATCcgaaaaggaacacgttgccttggatcggacgagttggtctataaaaagggtttgtaacagtttttttaataaaatgcatatggttggaaagatgttttaaaagtagaatacaatgatccacacaagtttgcctcgaaattgcgtggttttcgtttttttctgtgcgaactaacacggtcggccatttatgggcataaatggccgaccgtgtaatagtcgacgaggtaaaaggaaaaccgtgcaatttcgaggcatgtttgtgtggatcattgtattctacttttacaacatctttctatataatatgcattttataacaaacggttacaaacgcttttcaaagaccaactcgaccgatccaaggcaacgtgttcctttaatgtactGTTTTCTTattggtgcgttcgattagcttccctggtcgAACCCGATCTGCCCGGTGCGTTCGAACAGCTTTGAcatcagccccaagtgccctgcttgtggaacgggtcacttggggctggcccgaggtgcatgacgtcaccacgagagggtgatgatgatcgttcgattagctcttgtcaggggctcaaccgagtgagcaccgcggggtcgacacaggaaagctaatcgaacgcaccaaaTATTAACAAGCGAGAAAGGTTCATCATTATCTTAACTTTCTAAACTCTTAAAAGAGTAAAAATTAGTTGCTGGAGGTTTATATTATCCGATAAGTCattttgtgtatattttgtaGAATTGTATGGATGCTAGCCCACTTGTTGAGCTGCTATGGCTCTCTTATATCATCAGAATTGTCAGAATTGCCGTAATGATTCGTGAATCTATTGTATAGTACCTTTAGCTGAATTACTTGTGCAATAttttaagttgttttatttatctacaaggtttactttttatttatttatttatttccttgtaTTGTTTATCCTTACCTTATCGttatacttatttattttaaatttattttgtattcttattatatatttattatttgctattGGTTGTATAATGTTCTGTTTTTTTAATGctttgtgtactacatgtatattatgttaaatctacatataattttattgtgtaccccagatgtggggcaacggatctacggatcatagtatgtatttgcttttgttgtcccttgcccaACTCGGGGTATATTGTCAATGTATtatgttttgtactgttatggcaaataaaataataataataataataataatcactaAGAGACAATCACATACAAAAACAAGTATGTTTGATTATAATGTAGTGTGTCATAGTTTGAtttggatttgttgttgttaaaacaaaatgatttgatCGTTgcgttttgtctttgtttaaaccATTCTTTTCTTTGATTTGTGATTTGTCCGTAGTTTGTAAAAATTTTTAAACTAGTTATTGCCCTTTTGGCCGCTAATGGAGGAGAAGCTACAGTCAGTGTATAGCGTATACAAGAACAgactccctttaaaggaacacgttgccttggatcggtcgagttggtctatataaaAGGcacttgtaaccgtttgttgtaaaatgtaatatggttagaaagatgttgtaaaagtagatatgatctacacaaatttgcctcacaattacgtggttttccttttacctcgtcgaccgaccgtgttagttcgcaaagtaaaaggaaaaccacgcaatttcgaggctaaTTTGTGTAGATTACGCGTCAGTTTGACCCTTGGTAGTGTTATCCAATTTGACACGGAGTCATCCTGACCCACCCCCGTATCCGGTTCCGGTCCATTCTGACGTAATAGGAGGTATGGAGAGCAGCAGTGCTTGTCTCTGCATCGTTGTCTTTAGTCAGAAATCCAACACTATTCGCAATcagatcatagagcaaggaacagatcAATGATAAATGATTTTTTGTGGGGCAGTTTTTGTATATTTCTTCTTTCCACAGATCTCTGTAACATGTTCGATGCGATGCTTCAAAGCAACGAAGACGGGAGGGAGTTATACACGGCTtcgctgatcaaacaccagacaCACTTCGTCAGGAGCCAGCCCACCGCCGTAATAGACTTCATTCGCCTGGTGAAGTACTGGGCGCACGACGCGCTCCCGGACAACCTCAAGCAGGCTTACTTTTTTGAGTTGGTCACCATTCACCTCTGGGAGGAGACAGGGAAACCGGAAGGTTTTAGCAAAGTGCAGGGATTCAAGAATGTGATGGAGACTTTGGCGAGCGGGAGCACGGAGCTGCGGAAGATGTACTGGCCCAACCTCTATGATAATGCTCTGGCAGTGCGCGCCATTGATAAACTCAACATGCACGAGTGAGTCCATCAATCATTCAATAAaggaacacggtcggccattttcacaaaatggccgaccgcgtttcTTAAAACGAAGTAAACGGAAgatcgtgcaatttcgagtcattacgtgtgtggatcattgtattctacttctaaaacatctttttaaccacgcatttcataacaaacggtttcaaacgcttttctaagaccgactcgtccgatccatgacaacgtg
The DNA window shown above is from Asterias amurensis chromosome 18, ASM3211899v1 and carries:
- the LOC139950916 gene encoding inactive 2'-5'-oligoadenylate synthase 1B-like codes for the protein MESSSACLCIVVFNLCNMFDAMLQSNEDGRELYTASLIKHQTHFVRSQPTAVIDFIRLVKYWAHDALPDNLKQAYFFELVTIHLWEETGKPEGFSKVQGFKNVMETLASGSTELRKMYWPNLYDNALAVRAIDKLNMHEPVILDPANPTNNVCKIFDKRSNRRAIARAAQVTLDTELLRDIRVRRDWSN